One Kitasatospora sp. NBC_01266 genomic window carries:
- the pruA gene encoding L-glutamate gamma-semialdehyde dehydrogenase: MDAVTKVPVPVNEPVHGYAPGSAERERLRRRLDELAAEPIPLPMTIGGERRFGSGERIDVVQPHHHAAKLGVLGNATTQDAELAVDAALAAGPDWRRLSFDDRAAVFLRAAELLAGPWRETLAAATMLGQSKTAQQAEIDAPCELVDFWRFNVHFARRLLAEQPDSSPGVWNRTDHRPLEGFVYAVTPFNFTAIAGNLPTAPALLGNTVVWKPAPTQTFAAHQLMLLLEAAGLPPGVINLVTGDGQALSQVALASPQLAGLHFTGSTATFRALWQTIGANLAGYRGYPRIVGETGGKDFLIAHPSADPEILTTALIRGAFEYQGQKCSALSRAYLPRGLWERIKDDLLARVDALTVGDVTDLSNFMGALIDARAFAKNRDAIERARRDPRVELVAGGQYDDAIGYFVRPTVLLSQESRNEIFSTEYFGPILAVQLYEDRRWREALAAVDSDAPYGLTGAVIAQDRQAIAEALEALRFAAGNFYINDKPTGAVVGQQPFGGGRASGTNDKAGAEQNLRRWTSTRSIKETFVPPTEVGYPHMR, encoded by the coding sequence ATCGACGCCGTGACCAAGGTGCCCGTCCCGGTCAACGAGCCGGTGCACGGCTACGCCCCGGGCAGTGCGGAGCGCGAGCGCCTGCGGCGGCGGCTGGACGAGCTGGCGGCCGAGCCGATCCCGCTGCCGATGACCATCGGCGGCGAGCGGCGGTTCGGCTCCGGCGAGCGGATCGACGTGGTCCAGCCGCACCACCACGCGGCCAAGCTGGGGGTGCTGGGCAACGCCACCACCCAGGACGCCGAGCTCGCGGTGGACGCGGCGCTGGCCGCCGGGCCCGACTGGCGCCGGCTCTCCTTCGACGACCGCGCGGCGGTCTTCCTGCGGGCCGCCGAGCTGCTGGCCGGCCCGTGGCGGGAGACCCTGGCGGCGGCCACCATGCTCGGCCAGTCCAAGACCGCCCAGCAGGCCGAGATCGACGCGCCCTGCGAGCTGGTCGACTTCTGGCGCTTCAACGTGCACTTCGCCCGCCGGCTGCTGGCCGAGCAGCCCGACTCCTCGCCCGGCGTGTGGAACCGCACCGACCACCGGCCGCTGGAAGGCTTCGTCTACGCCGTCACCCCGTTCAACTTCACCGCCATCGCCGGCAACCTGCCCACCGCCCCGGCGCTGCTCGGCAACACCGTGGTCTGGAAGCCGGCCCCCACCCAGACTTTCGCGGCGCACCAGCTGATGCTCCTGCTGGAGGCGGCCGGCCTGCCGCCCGGGGTGATCAACCTGGTCACCGGGGACGGCCAGGCGCTCTCCCAGGTGGCACTGGCCAGCCCGCAGCTGGCCGGCCTGCACTTCACCGGCTCCACCGCCACCTTCCGCGCGCTCTGGCAGACCATCGGCGCCAACCTGGCCGGCTACCGGGGCTACCCGCGGATCGTCGGGGAGACCGGCGGCAAGGACTTCCTGATCGCCCACCCCTCGGCCGACCCTGAGATCCTGACCACCGCGCTGATCCGCGGCGCCTTCGAGTACCAGGGGCAGAAGTGCTCGGCGCTCTCCCGCGCCTACCTGCCGCGCGGCCTCTGGGAGCGGATCAAGGACGACCTGCTGGCCCGGGTGGACGCGCTGACCGTGGGCGACGTGACCGATCTGAGCAACTTCATGGGCGCGCTGATCGACGCCAGGGCGTTCGCCAAGAACCGGGACGCGATCGAGCGGGCCCGGCGCGATCCGCGGGTCGAACTGGTGGCGGGCGGGCAGTACGACGACGCGATCGGCTACTTCGTCCGCCCGACCGTGCTGTTGAGCCAGGAGAGCCGCAACGAGATCTTCTCGACCGAGTACTTCGGCCCGATCCTGGCCGTCCAGCTCTACGAGGACCGCCGCTGGCGCGAGGCGCTGGCCGCCGTGGACAGCGACGCGCCGTACGGCCTGACCGGCGCGGTGATCGCCCAGGACCGGCAGGCCATCGCCGAGGCCCTCGAGGCGCTGCGCTTCGCGGCCGGAAACTTCTACATCAACGACAAGCCCACCGGCGCCGTGGTCGGCCAGCAGCCCTTCGGCGGCGGCCGCGCCTCGGGGACCAACGACAAGGCCGGTGCAGAGCAGAACCTGCGGCGCTGGACCTCGACTCGATCCATCAAGGAGACGTTCGTCCCACCGACCGAAGTCGGCTACCCGCACATGCGCTGA
- a CDS encoding response regulator produces MWLTAFGDGGGRMADRFEGGGDDGLEPAYAPRGGEPIRVLVVDDHALFRRGLEIVLAEEPDIKVVGEAGDGAEAVLKAADLLPDIILMDVRMPRRSGIEACTAIKEVAPSTKIIMLTISDEEADLYEAIKAGATGYLLKEISTDEVATAIRAVADGQSQISPSMAAKLLTEFKSMIQRRSDDRELVPAPRLTDRELEVLKLVATGMNNREIAKELFISENTVKNHVRNILEKLQLHSRMEAVVYAMREKILEIG; encoded by the coding sequence ATGTGGCTCACAGCGTTCGGCGACGGGGGAGGGCGGATGGCGGACCGTTTCGAAGGCGGCGGCGATGACGGTCTGGAGCCCGCGTACGCACCGCGCGGCGGCGAGCCCATCCGGGTCCTGGTGGTGGACGACCACGCGCTGTTCCGGCGGGGGTTGGAGATCGTGCTGGCCGAGGAGCCGGACATCAAGGTGGTCGGCGAGGCGGGGGACGGCGCCGAGGCGGTGCTGAAGGCCGCCGACCTGCTGCCCGACATCATCCTGATGGACGTCCGGATGCCGCGTCGCAGCGGCATCGAGGCCTGTACCGCGATCAAGGAGGTGGCCCCCAGCACCAAGATCATCATGCTGACGATAAGCGATGAGGAGGCCGACCTCTACGAGGCGATCAAGGCGGGAGCCACTGGCTACCTGCTCAAGGAGATCTCCACCGACGAGGTGGCCACCGCGATCCGCGCGGTCGCCGACGGCCAGTCGCAGATCAGTCCCTCGATGGCGGCCAAGCTGCTGACCGAGTTCAAGTCGATGATCCAGCGCCGTTCCGACGACCGTGAGTTGGTGCCCGCGCCACGGCTGACGGACCGTGAGCTGGAGGTGCTCAAGCTGGTGGCGACCGGGATGAACAACCGGGAGATCGCCAAGGAGTTGTTCATCAGCGAGAACACCGTGAAGAACCATGTGCGCAACATCCTGGAGAAGCTGCAGCTGCACTCCCGGATGGAGGCCGTGGTCTACGCGATGCGGGAGAAGATCCTCGAAATAGGGTGA
- a CDS encoding HAD family hydrolase, with the protein MRTHIVWDWNGTLLHDMAAVVGASNAAFAVVGGAPLTLEQYREMYEIPIPRFYQRALGFQPSGAEWERLDATFQQHYSELSGDCGLTEGVPELLAAWAAEGHTQSLLSMYEHRRLVPVVESFGIQRHFLRVDGRTGPSHGQKAASLVRHLAALGPAADPARTVLIGDAADDALAARQVGAHAVLYTGGSHSRANLEPVGVPVVDTLAEAVELARRITG; encoded by the coding sequence GTGCGAACTCATATCGTCTGGGACTGGAACGGGACCCTGCTGCATGACATGGCGGCGGTGGTCGGGGCGAGCAATGCCGCATTCGCCGTGGTGGGCGGCGCGCCGCTGACCCTTGAGCAGTACCGCGAGATGTACGAGATCCCGATCCCGCGCTTCTACCAGCGGGCGCTGGGCTTCCAGCCGAGCGGTGCCGAGTGGGAGCGGCTGGACGCCACCTTCCAGCAGCACTACAGCGAGCTCAGCGGTGACTGCGGGCTGACCGAGGGCGTCCCCGAGCTGCTCGCCGCCTGGGCGGCCGAGGGCCACACCCAGTCGCTGCTGTCGATGTACGAGCACCGGCGCCTGGTCCCGGTGGTGGAGTCGTTCGGCATCCAGCGGCACTTCCTGCGGGTGGACGGCCGCACCGGTCCCTCGCACGGCCAGAAGGCCGCCTCGCTGGTCCGCCACCTGGCCGCGCTCGGTCCCGCCGCGGACCCGGCCCGCACCGTGCTGATCGGGGACGCGGCCGACGACGCGCTGGCCGCCCGCCAGGTCGGCGCGCACGCCGTGCTCTACACCGGTGGTTCGCACAGCCGGGCGAACCTGGAGCCGGTCGGCGTGCCGGTGGTGGACACCCTGGCCGAGGCCGTGGAGCTGGCCCGGCGGATCACCGGCTGA
- a CDS encoding DUF6912 family protein yields the protein MRVYVPTTLAALAQAHRGGALEQSAAYAVTPALREWYVSDDLEELEYAALVRAAQSSLRLLAVDPRTPRRRVVVALDVPDAAVQPFTGDEYQDQASLGRVVLAGPVVLAKAAAVHADAEDEEVLEDVGAAVAAIAAADAGDADAQFSVDGAEDHELLWYATQEIPGLIG from the coding sequence ATGCGTGTCTACGTGCCCACCACCCTGGCCGCACTGGCCCAGGCGCACCGAGGCGGCGCGCTGGAGCAGTCCGCGGCGTACGCGGTCACCCCCGCGCTGCGCGAGTGGTACGTCAGCGACGACCTGGAGGAGCTGGAGTACGCCGCACTGGTCCGCGCAGCCCAGTCCTCGCTGCGGCTGCTGGCCGTCGACCCGCGGACGCCGCGCCGCCGGGTGGTGGTGGCGCTGGACGTGCCGGACGCCGCCGTCCAGCCGTTCACCGGTGACGAGTACCAGGACCAGGCCTCGCTCGGCCGGGTCGTGCTGGCCGGCCCGGTCGTGCTGGCCAAGGCCGCCGCGGTGCACGCGGACGCCGAGGACGAGGAGGTGCTCGAGGACGTCGGCGCCGCCGTGGCCGCGATCGCGGCCGCCGACGCCGGTGACGCCGACGCGCAGTTCAGCGTGGACGGCGCCGAGGACCACGAACTGCTCTGGTACGCCACCCAGGAGATCCCCGGGCTGATCGGCTGA
- the hpf gene encoding ribosome hibernation-promoting factor, HPF/YfiA family: MDIVVKGRKTEVPQRFREHVAEKLEKVQRFDGKVISLDVEVSKEHNPRQADRSDRVEITVRTRGPVIRAEAAAADPYAALDLASAKLDAQLRKSADRRRVHHGARTTPLSVAEATARIASLPGTATMEELEEAPVRKTVAPSLEVEGEGPLVVREKTHTAHPMTLAQALHAMELVAHDFYLFVEKDSGLPSVVYRRRGYDYGVIHLKADGLEPDGEIGGAGGAINAAADR, encoded by the coding sequence GTGGACATCGTCGTCAAGGGCCGCAAGACCGAGGTGCCCCAGAGGTTCCGCGAGCACGTGGCCGAGAAGCTGGAGAAGGTCCAGAGGTTCGACGGCAAGGTGATCAGCCTTGACGTCGAGGTGTCCAAGGAACACAACCCGCGTCAGGCCGACCGGTCCGACCGGGTGGAGATCACCGTCCGCACCCGTGGCCCGGTGATCCGGGCCGAGGCCGCCGCCGCCGACCCCTACGCGGCGCTCGATCTGGCCTCGGCGAAGCTCGACGCCCAGCTGCGCAAGTCCGCCGACCGGCGCCGGGTGCACCACGGGGCGCGCACCACGCCGCTGAGTGTCGCGGAGGCGACCGCGCGGATCGCGTCGCTGCCCGGCACGGCGACCATGGAGGAGTTGGAGGAGGCGCCGGTGCGCAAGACCGTGGCCCCCTCGCTGGAGGTCGAGGGCGAAGGGCCGCTGGTGGTCCGGGAGAAGACGCACACGGCCCACCCGATGACGCTGGCCCAGGCGTTGCACGCGATGGAGCTGGTGGCCCACGACTTCTACCTCTTCGTGGAGAAGGACAGCGGGCTGCCCAGCGTGGTCTACCGGCGTCGCGGCTACGACTACGGCGTCATCCACCTGAAGGCGGACGGCCTGGAGCCGGACGGCGAGATCGGCGGCGCCGGCGGCGCGATCAACGCTGCGGCCGACCGCTGA
- a CDS encoding ComF family protein has protein sequence MSALLLDLLLPTACAGCGEPGGDLCAACRALLDGLRGQPAGPDPAPPGLPPLYSCAVYRDPLRRLLIAHKERGALRLVGPLGAVLAEAVHAALAADQAVPTVQTGPAGRAAGRPVLLVPVPSARHAVRARGHDATRRLARAAARRLSRAGLPCRVAPVLRQHHRVADQAGLGAEQRQANLHQALSVPPLVRQALNGRQLILVDDLVTTGASLGEAARALRAAGAPPLAAATVAATARREQPPHTAAPHEPAPHDPTTSTPDEPGAHAGAPRAVHRRNRRRLPAWPPPGQPG, from the coding sequence GTGTCGGCGCTCCTGCTCGATCTGCTGCTGCCCACCGCCTGCGCCGGCTGCGGCGAACCTGGCGGCGACCTCTGCGCCGCCTGCCGCGCCCTGCTCGACGGGCTGCGCGGGCAGCCGGCCGGGCCCGATCCGGCGCCGCCCGGCCTGCCGCCGCTGTACTCCTGCGCCGTCTACCGGGATCCGCTGCGCCGGCTGCTGATCGCGCACAAGGAGCGCGGCGCGCTGCGGCTGGTCGGCCCGCTCGGCGCGGTGCTCGCCGAGGCGGTCCACGCGGCCCTGGCCGCCGATCAGGCCGTCCCGACCGTCCAGACCGGCCCGGCCGGCCGCGCCGCCGGCCGCCCCGTGCTGCTGGTGCCCGTCCCGTCCGCCCGCCACGCCGTACGGGCCCGCGGCCACGACGCGACCAGGCGGCTGGCCCGGGCCGCCGCCCGCCGGCTCAGCCGGGCCGGACTGCCCTGCCGGGTCGCCCCGGTGCTGCGCCAGCACCACCGGGTCGCCGACCAGGCCGGCCTCGGCGCCGAGCAGCGGCAGGCCAACCTGCACCAGGCGCTGTCCGTCCCGCCGCTCGTCCGCCAGGCACTCAACGGCCGTCAACTGATCCTGGTGGACGACCTGGTGACCACCGGCGCCAGCCTCGGCGAGGCGGCCCGAGCGCTCCGCGCGGCCGGCGCGCCACCGCTGGCCGCCGCCACGGTGGCCGCCACCGCCCGCCGCGAGCAGCCACCCCACACCGCGGCGCCGCACGAACCGGCGCCCCACGACCCGACGACGTCGACGCCCGATGAGCCGGGGGCTCACGCCGGTGCCCCGCGCGCGGTGCACCGGCGCAACCGCCGCCGGCTGCCGGCCTGGCCCCCGCCCGGTCAGCCCGGGTAG
- the secA gene encoding preprotein translocase subunit SecA has product MSVFDKILRAGEGKILRKLQRIAAQVNSIEEDFVNLTDDELRALTDEYKQRLADGETLDDILPEAFATVREAAKRVLGQRHYDVQLMGGAALHLGHVAEMRTGEGKTLVGTLPAYLNALTGKGVHLITVNDYLAERDSEWMGRVHRFLGLEVGVILGNMPPAERQRQYGMDITYGTNNEFGFDYLRDNMAWSQDELVQRGHNFAIVDEVDSILIDEARTPLIISGPADQATKWYADFAKLVLRLKRDRDYEVDEKKRTVGVLEEGVGRVEDYLGIDNLYESVNTPLVGFLNNAIKAKELYKNDKDYVVMNGEVMIVDEHTGRILAGRRYNEGMHQAIEAKEGVEVQNENQTLATITLQNFFRLYDKLSGMTGTATTEAAEFHQIYKLGVVPIPTNKNPLRIDQPDLIYKSEPAKFAAVVEDIAEKHEKGQPVLVGTVSVEKSEYLSQELRKRGIPHEVLNAKHHEREAQIVAQAGRKGAVTVATNMAGRGTDIMLGGNSDHLASAELAQRGLNPVDTPEEYQEAFPAALEKAKAAVKAEQEEVQDLGGLYVLGTERHESRRIDNQLRGRSGRQGDPGESRFYLSLGDDLMRLFKAGMVERVLSMANVPEDVPIESKMVTRAIASAQTQVEQQNFEIRKNVLKYDEVLNRQREVIYGERRRVLEGEDLQEQIGHFMDDTVEAYVTAATGEGFEDDWDLEKLWTALKQLYPMTLELETLEEEAGGASGLTSDFLTKVIQEDIQAQYGAREDQLGEQVMRELERRVVLSVLDRRWREHLYEMDYLQEGIGLRAMAQRDPLVEYQREGFDMFGAMMEGIKEESVGYLFNLEVQVEQQVEEVPVQDATSGEGSEATEVSLEKTARPEIKAKGLEAPKPQRLHYTAPMVDGDDTVIEGDFEDGMADDAEGDGLTRAERRKAAKATKGRRRK; this is encoded by the coding sequence GTGTCCGTCTTCGACAAGATCCTGCGCGCCGGCGAGGGCAAGATCCTTCGCAAGCTGCAGCGGATTGCTGCCCAGGTCAACTCCATCGAAGAGGACTTCGTCAACCTCACGGACGACGAGCTGCGTGCGCTGACCGACGAGTACAAGCAGCGGCTGGCCGACGGCGAGACCCTGGACGACATCCTCCCCGAGGCCTTCGCCACGGTCCGCGAGGCCGCCAAGCGCGTGCTCGGCCAGCGCCACTACGACGTGCAGCTGATGGGTGGCGCGGCCCTGCACCTCGGCCACGTCGCCGAGATGCGCACCGGCGAGGGCAAGACCCTGGTCGGCACGCTGCCCGCCTATCTCAACGCGCTCACCGGCAAGGGCGTGCACCTGATCACGGTCAACGACTACCTCGCCGAGCGTGACTCGGAGTGGATGGGCCGGGTGCACCGCTTCCTCGGCCTCGAGGTCGGCGTGATCCTCGGCAACATGCCGCCCGCCGAGCGCCAGCGCCAGTACGGGATGGACATCACGTACGGCACCAACAACGAGTTCGGCTTCGACTACCTGCGCGACAACATGGCCTGGTCGCAGGACGAACTGGTGCAGCGCGGCCACAACTTCGCGATCGTCGACGAGGTCGACTCGATCCTGATCGACGAGGCCCGCACCCCGCTGATCATCTCCGGCCCGGCCGACCAGGCGACCAAGTGGTACGCCGACTTCGCCAAGCTGGTGCTGCGCCTCAAGCGCGACCGCGACTACGAGGTCGACGAGAAGAAGCGCACCGTCGGCGTGCTGGAGGAGGGCGTCGGCCGGGTCGAGGACTACCTGGGCATCGACAACCTCTACGAGTCGGTGAACACCCCGCTCGTCGGGTTCCTGAACAACGCCATCAAGGCCAAGGAGCTCTACAAGAACGACAAGGACTACGTCGTGATGAACGGCGAGGTCATGATCGTTGACGAGCACACCGGCCGTATCCTGGCCGGCCGCCGCTACAACGAGGGCATGCACCAGGCGATCGAGGCCAAGGAGGGGGTGGAGGTCCAGAACGAGAACCAGACGCTGGCCACCATCACCCTGCAGAACTTCTTCCGCCTGTACGACAAGCTCTCCGGTATGACCGGTACCGCCACCACCGAGGCGGCCGAGTTCCACCAGATCTACAAGCTCGGTGTGGTCCCGATCCCGACCAACAAGAACCCGCTGCGGATCGACCAGCCCGACCTGATCTACAAGTCCGAGCCGGCCAAGTTCGCCGCCGTGGTCGAGGACATCGCCGAGAAGCACGAGAAGGGCCAGCCGGTCCTGGTCGGCACCGTTTCGGTGGAGAAGTCCGAGTACCTCTCCCAGGAGCTGCGCAAGCGCGGCATCCCGCACGAGGTGCTGAACGCCAAGCACCACGAGCGCGAGGCGCAGATCGTCGCCCAGGCCGGGCGCAAGGGCGCGGTCACCGTGGCCACCAACATGGCCGGCCGTGGCACCGACATCATGCTCGGCGGCAACTCCGACCACCTGGCCTCCGCCGAGCTGGCGCAGCGCGGCCTGAACCCGGTGGACACCCCGGAGGAGTACCAGGAGGCCTTCCCGGCCGCGCTGGAGAAGGCCAAGGCGGCGGTCAAGGCCGAGCAGGAGGAGGTGCAGGACCTCGGTGGCCTGTACGTGCTCGGCACCGAGCGGCACGAGTCGCGCCGGATCGACAACCAGCTGCGCGGCCGTAGCGGCCGTCAGGGCGACCCGGGCGAGTCCCGCTTCTACCTGTCGCTGGGCGACGACCTGATGCGCCTGTTCAAGGCCGGCATGGTCGAGCGCGTGCTGTCGATGGCGAACGTCCCCGAGGACGTGCCGATCGAGTCCAAGATGGTCACCCGCGCGATCGCCTCCGCGCAGACCCAGGTCGAGCAGCAGAACTTCGAGATCCGCAAGAACGTCCTCAAGTACGACGAGGTGCTCAACCGCCAGCGCGAGGTCATCTACGGCGAGCGCCGCCGGGTGCTGGAGGGCGAGGACCTGCAGGAGCAGATCGGCCACTTCATGGACGACACCGTGGAGGCGTACGTCACCGCCGCCACCGGTGAGGGCTTCGAGGACGACTGGGACCTGGAGAAGCTCTGGACCGCGCTCAAGCAGCTCTACCCGATGACCCTGGAGCTGGAGACCCTGGAGGAGGAGGCCGGCGGTGCCTCCGGCCTGACCAGCGACTTCCTCACCAAGGTGATCCAGGAGGACATCCAGGCGCAGTACGGCGCCCGCGAGGACCAGCTCGGCGAGCAGGTCATGCGTGAGCTGGAGCGCCGGGTCGTGCTGTCGGTGCTGGACCGCCGCTGGCGCGAGCACCTCTACGAGATGGACTACCTCCAGGAGGGCATCGGCCTGCGCGCGATGGCCCAGCGCGACCCGCTGGTCGAGTACCAGCGCGAGGGCTTCGACATGTTCGGCGCCATGATGGAGGGCATCAAGGAGGAGTCCGTCGGCTACCTGTTCAACCTGGAGGTCCAGGTCGAGCAGCAGGTCGAGGAGGTCCCGGTGCAGGACGCCACGTCGGGTGAGGGCTCGGAGGCGACCGAGGTCTCGCTGGAGAAGACCGCCCGCCCGGAGATCAAGGCCAAGGGCCTGGAGGCGCCCAAGCCGCAGCGCCTGCACTACACCGCGCCGATGGTGGACGGCGACGACACCGTGATCGAGGGCGACTTCGAGGACGGCATGGCGGACGACGCGGAGGGCGACGGCCTGACCCGCGCCGAGCGCCGCAAGGCCGCGAAGGCCACCAAGGGCCGCCGCCGCAAGTAG
- a CDS encoding Rv3235 family protein, with product MAETALRSTTGTTAAATGGGAGPTIHRLTGTHCPAPRRVPPRRPGPAHRPAPPRPPRHPRAACDSSGLAPRFALRLVEVLAGLRPVGQLARHTTHDGYRQLARLASDGPLRRADRTTRPRLAQVHECAPGPGVLEVCVRVETGERHRVVAFRLERHWRTEQWQCAAVEAR from the coding sequence ATGGCCGAGACCGCGCTCCGCTCCACCACCGGCACCACTGCCGCCGCCACCGGCGGCGGCGCCGGACCGACCATCCACCGGCTGACGGGCACCCACTGCCCGGCACCGCGCCGGGTGCCGCCCCGGCGTCCCGGACCCGCCCACCGGCCGGCCCCGCCGCGCCCGCCCCGCCACCCGCGCGCCGCCTGCGACAGCTCCGGGCTGGCCCCGCGCTTCGCGCTGCGCCTGGTCGAGGTGCTGGCCGGGCTGCGCCCGGTCGGCCAGCTCGCCCGCCACACCACCCACGACGGCTACCGCCAGCTGGCCAGGCTGGCGAGCGACGGCCCGCTGCGCCGGGCCGACCGGACGACGCGCCCCCGGCTCGCCCAGGTGCACGAGTGCGCGCCCGGGCCCGGCGTGCTGGAGGTCTGCGTGCGGGTCGAGACGGGCGAGCGGCACCGGGTGGTGGCGTTCCGGCTGGAGCGGCACTGGCGCACCGAGCAGTGGCAGTGCGCCGCCGTGGAGGCCAGGTAG
- a CDS encoding winged helix-turn-helix domain-containing protein: MTAAPPPTLTLSADQARRIALRAQGLLGAPDRRAGVRGVLRHLGAVQLDTISVLARSHELVPYARLGAVGRPAVEQALWGARSSFEYWSHAACVLPIEEWPLFAFRRRAYRERGHLWGHQVSPQAYRGVLARLGAEGPLTSTELGGAKKTAEWWDWSDSKIAAERALAFGDVVCTERRGWKRVYALAEQAVPAELHRQELTDQECLARLVRQAGQALGVATRADLLDYHRLKSTQLDAVLAESGLQPVAVAGWGPGGGTATAPAWADPTALAGEPRGRHRTTLLSPFDSLVWDRARTERIFGMTHRLEAYTPKQKRVHGYFAMPLLAGGRLVGRVDPAREGTVLVARQVSLDAPRHLPALAEALREAASWVGCTEVRVEALTVGATAGESLRPALDRLLGPA, translated from the coding sequence ATGACCGCAGCGCCACCGCCCACCCTGACCCTCAGCGCCGACCAGGCCCGGCGGATCGCCCTGCGCGCCCAGGGCCTGCTCGGCGCGCCCGACCGGCGCGCCGGGGTGCGCGGAGTGCTGCGCCACCTGGGCGCCGTGCAGTTGGACACCATCTCGGTGCTGGCCCGCTCGCACGAACTGGTCCCCTACGCCCGGCTCGGCGCGGTCGGCCGCCCGGCCGTCGAGCAGGCGCTCTGGGGCGCCCGGAGCAGCTTCGAGTACTGGTCGCACGCGGCCTGCGTGCTGCCGATCGAGGAGTGGCCGCTGTTCGCCTTCCGCCGCCGCGCCTACCGCGAGCGCGGCCACCTCTGGGGCCACCAGGTGAGCCCGCAGGCCTACCGGGGCGTGCTGGCGCGGCTGGGCGCCGAGGGCCCGCTGACCAGCACGGAGCTCGGTGGCGCGAAGAAGACCGCCGAGTGGTGGGACTGGTCCGACAGCAAGATCGCGGCGGAGCGGGCGCTGGCCTTCGGCGACGTGGTCTGCACCGAACGGCGCGGCTGGAAGCGGGTCTACGCGCTGGCCGAGCAGGCCGTGCCCGCCGAGCTCCACCGGCAGGAGCTGACCGACCAGGAGTGCCTGGCCCGCCTGGTGCGCCAGGCCGGGCAGGCCCTCGGGGTGGCCACCCGGGCCGACCTGCTGGACTACCACCGGCTCAAATCCACCCAACTGGACGCGGTGCTGGCCGAGTCGGGGCTGCAGCCGGTGGCCGTGGCCGGCTGGGGTCCCGGCGGTGGCACGGCCACCGCGCCGGCCTGGGCCGACCCGACGGCGCTGGCCGGCGAGCCGCGCGGTCGGCACCGCACCACGCTGCTCTCGCCGTTCGACTCGCTGGTCTGGGATCGCGCGCGGACCGAGCGGATCTTCGGCATGACGCACCGGTTGGAGGCCTACACGCCCAAACAGAAGCGGGTGCACGGGTACTTCGCGATGCCGCTGCTGGCCGGCGGGCGGCTGGTCGGCCGGGTCGACCCGGCCCGCGAGGGCACCGTCCTGGTGGCCCGGCAGGTCTCGCTCGACGCGCCCCGCCACCTGCCCGCGCTGGCCGAAGCGCTGCGGGAGGCGGCGAGTTGGGTGGGCTGCACCGAGGTCCGCGTCGAGGCACTGACCGTCGGGGCGACGGCCGGCGAGTCGCTGCGGCCCGCGCTGGACCGGCTCCTCGGGCCCGCCTGA